A section of the Pedobacter sp. HDW13 genome encodes:
- a CDS encoding glycoside hydrolase N-terminal domain-containing protein yields MRFLLTLLYVSVCLIVNAQQNNALKLWYTKPATQFEEALPLGNGRLGAMVYGGIDKEQISLNEATLWSGGPIDASKINPNAKNYLAPVREALFAEDYKKADSLVHFMQGPYSEAFMPLGNLFFNFANTGQVSNYRRELDIQNAVSKVSYQSNQTTYTRESFASHPQQLIIFRLTASGKDKLNFTCNFDSKLLAKSLVKQGMLLLKGWAPVHTEPNYRGNIANAVVNDTVNAMRFVSMLKVLKTDGKQVLKDSTLSIKGATEVVLALSMATSYNGVDKNPGTAGKAENAIAAAYLKNVANRNYESLKTAHQVDFRKYFDRVSLQLGDTENEKLSTIDRLNRFASGKTDNSLIALFYQYSRYLLISSSRLGGLPANLQGIWNESVRPPWSSNYTTNINAQMNYWGAEAANLPEMHQPLLDFIGRLAGPGALTAKNFYNAGGWVCHHNSSMWAMTNPVGDSGEGDPCWANWTMGGTWLSTHLWEHYAFTGDQQFLKQQAYPLIRGSAQFCLDFLTADKKGYLVTAPSTSPENVYITDKGYVGQTLYGSTADLAMIRELFTDYLKTAAVLKVDEAFQTKVKQAMAKLYPYQVGKKGNLQEWYHDWEDREPHHRHLSHLFSAYPGYSITTSETPKLADAVRKSLELRTNEGTGWAITWRINLWARMQNAERAYDAVKKLMRFVGKDAAIKYGGGGIYANLFGAHPPFQIDGNFGGGAGIAEMLLQSHQNYIELLPALPVEWKTGAVKGFVARGNFVVNMTWKDGKLTSAIMLSRKGGNCKVMYNGKLKEMNTVANKSYTLKFD; encoded by the coding sequence ATGAGATTTTTATTGACTTTACTTTATGTGAGTGTATGCCTAATCGTTAATGCACAGCAAAATAATGCCCTTAAGCTCTGGTACACCAAGCCCGCCACACAGTTTGAAGAAGCTTTACCGCTTGGTAATGGCCGCTTAGGTGCGATGGTTTATGGCGGTATTGATAAAGAGCAGATTTCGCTTAATGAGGCCACATTATGGTCGGGTGGGCCGATTGATGCTTCGAAAATCAATCCCAATGCTAAAAATTACCTGGCTCCGGTAAGGGAAGCATTGTTTGCCGAAGATTATAAAAAGGCCGATTCGCTGGTACATTTTATGCAGGGACCATACTCTGAAGCTTTTATGCCCCTGGGCAACCTGTTTTTTAATTTTGCCAACACCGGCCAGGTATCCAATTACAGGAGGGAGCTCGATATTCAGAACGCGGTGTCGAAAGTTAGTTATCAGTCGAATCAGACCACCTATACACGCGAATCTTTTGCTTCGCATCCGCAACAGCTTATTATTTTTAGGCTAACCGCTTCCGGTAAAGATAAACTTAATTTCACCTGTAATTTCGATAGTAAACTATTGGCCAAAAGTTTGGTTAAACAAGGTATGCTGTTGCTTAAAGGCTGGGCTCCGGTGCACACTGAACCCAATTATCGCGGCAATATTGCCAATGCTGTAGTAAACGATACTGTAAATGCCATGCGCTTTGTTTCGATGCTGAAAGTGCTAAAAACTGACGGTAAACAGGTTTTGAAAGACAGTACTTTAAGCATTAAAGGCGCAACTGAAGTGGTTTTAGCACTATCAATGGCTACCAGTTACAATGGGGTTGACAAGAATCCGGGTACAGCAGGCAAGGCCGAAAATGCGATAGCGGCAGCTTACCTTAAAAACGTAGCCAACCGCAATTACGAAAGCTTAAAAACTGCACATCAGGTCGATTTCAGGAAATATTTTGACCGGGTATCGCTACAACTCGGCGATACCGAAAACGAAAAATTAAGCACTATAGACCGCCTTAACCGTTTTGCCTCAGGTAAAACCGATAACAGTTTAATCGCTTTATTTTATCAGTACAGCCGGTATTTGTTAATCAGTTCATCGCGCCTGGGTGGATTGCCCGCTAATTTACAAGGCATCTGGAACGAATCGGTACGCCCACCATGGAGCAGCAATTATACCACTAATATTAATGCACAAATGAATTATTGGGGCGCCGAAGCAGCTAACTTACCCGAAATGCACCAACCTTTGTTAGATTTTATTGGTCGTTTGGCCGGCCCCGGTGCCCTTACGGCAAAGAATTTTTATAATGCAGGGGGCTGGGTATGTCACCACAACAGCAGCATGTGGGCCATGACTAACCCTGTAGGCGATAGTGGTGAGGGCGATCCTTGCTGGGCCAACTGGACAATGGGTGGCACCTGGTTAAGCACTCATTTATGGGAGCATTATGCCTTTACTGGCGATCAGCAATTTTTAAAACAACAGGCTTACCCTTTAATAAGAGGTTCGGCGCAGTTTTGCCTCGATTTTTTAACTGCCGATAAAAAAGGCTACCTGGTAACCGCACCTTCAACTTCGCCCGAGAATGTTTATATAACCGATAAAGGTTATGTAGGCCAGACCTTATACGGCAGTACTGCCGATTTGGCCATGATCAGGGAGTTGTTTACCGACTATCTAAAAACAGCTGCGGTATTAAAAGTAGACGAAGCCTTCCAAACCAAAGTGAAGCAGGCCATGGCTAAACTTTATCCTTATCAGGTGGGTAAAAAAGGAAACCTGCAGGAGTGGTATCATGATTGGGAAGATCGCGAACCGCACCACAGGCATTTATCACACCTGTTTTCAGCGTATCCGGGTTACAGCATTACGACTTCCGAAACACCAAAACTGGCCGATGCTGTACGTAAGTCGCTTGAACTACGCACAAACGAAGGTACAGGCTGGGCCATTACCTGGCGGATAAACTTATGGGCCAGGATGCAAAATGCCGAGCGGGCTTACGATGCCGTAAAAAAACTGATGCGTTTTGTTGGTAAAGATGCGGCCATTAAATATGGCGGCGGCGGTATATATGCCAATTTGTTTGGCGCTCATCCACCTTTTCAAATTGATGGAAACTTTGGCGGTGGGGCAGGTATAGCCGAAATGCTCTTGCAAAGCCATCAGAACTACATTGAATTATTGCCCGCATTGCCTGTTGAATGGAAAACCGGGGCTGTTAAAGGTTTCGTAGCCAGAGGTAATTTTGTGGTGAATATGACCTGGAAAGACGGAAAATTAACAAGCGCCATTATGCTTTCCCGTAAAGGTGGTAACTGTAAAGTGATGTATAATGGTAAATTAAAAGAGATGAATACCGTAGCGAATAAAAGCTATACCCTGAAATTTGACTAG
- a CDS encoding right-handed parallel beta-helix repeat-containing protein, whose amino-acid sequence MKKYIFFLLCCVGHQLYAQTIDVTRFGAQPNSFADATASVQKAIEVAKSQTNTVLNFPKGRYDFWPDSAVESHYYISNSSSEVEFPVKKQRVGLYLKDLKNLTLEGNGSVFVFHGKMITWVIDGSENIRIQNLSVNYERPGMSEMTLQEITPTSVTVKVHPDSKFAIINGQLEWYGEKWITKNHHAVLVRPTAGTLFYSNWDVFAKSKAEQVSSSTVKFTGNFSRFKAQPGDVLTVRDRYRDYVGAFNNHSKNISLQNVNMYSMHGLGIVSQFCENLHYDNVAVAPEPGSGRVIASSADGMHFSGCKGQITLNNCRYNGMHDDPVNVHGTHLKVSEIVSPNVLKLKFMHHQTYGFNAFVPGDTVAYLHSAALQIFAQGVVKTAKLISAREMLVELDKPFPTELKVGDALENVTWTPAVKITNCRFEGTISRGTLITTRRKVLIENNVYYRTGMHAILIENDAMGWYESGPVADVTIRNNQFIECGFNSGSDNYAIKINPENSEWVKNYYVHRNIRIENNTFKQYDYPVLSAKSTKGLSFINNKIEKSDFMPAGKVRAALNFWGCSGVLIKGNQFGNVKPTIQLKDMVKADIKSDIKFDIPVNSELGKHDN is encoded by the coding sequence ATGAAAAAATATATTTTCTTCTTACTATGCTGCGTAGGGCATCAGCTCTATGCCCAAACCATTGATGTTACCCGGTTTGGTGCCCAGCCCAACAGTTTTGCCGATGCTACTGCAAGTGTGCAAAAGGCAATTGAAGTAGCAAAAAGCCAAACCAATACCGTGTTAAATTTCCCCAAAGGAAGATACGATTTCTGGCCCGACAGTGCTGTAGAAAGCCATTATTATATTTCAAACAGCTCGTCGGAAGTAGAATTTCCGGTAAAGAAGCAAAGGGTGGGTTTATATCTGAAAGATTTAAAAAACCTGACTCTGGAAGGCAACGGTTCTGTTTTTGTATTTCATGGTAAAATGATTACCTGGGTAATTGATGGCAGCGAAAACATCCGCATTCAAAACCTTTCGGTTAATTACGAAAGACCAGGGATGTCGGAAATGACCTTGCAGGAAATTACTCCAACATCGGTTACCGTTAAAGTACATCCTGACAGCAAATTTGCGATTATTAACGGCCAGCTGGAGTGGTATGGCGAAAAGTGGATTACCAAAAACCATCATGCCGTATTGGTAAGGCCAACGGCTGGTACCTTGTTTTACAGCAACTGGGATGTTTTTGCCAAAAGCAAAGCCGAACAGGTGTCATCATCAACAGTGAAATTTACTGGTAACTTTTCAAGGTTTAAAGCGCAGCCTGGCGATGTGCTGACGGTTAGGGACCGTTACCGCGATTATGTGGGCGCATTTAACAACCATTCTAAAAACATCAGTTTGCAAAACGTTAATATGTATTCGATGCATGGTTTAGGCATTGTATCGCAATTTTGCGAAAACCTGCATTACGATAATGTTGCCGTAGCACCAGAGCCGGGTAGCGGTCGTGTAATTGCTTCATCGGCCGATGGCATGCACTTTTCGGGTTGCAAAGGGCAGATTACGCTTAATAATTGCCGGTATAATGGCATGCACGATGATCCGGTTAATGTGCACGGAACACATTTAAAAGTAAGTGAAATTGTATCGCCCAATGTCTTAAAGCTAAAATTTATGCACCACCAAACTTATGGCTTTAATGCTTTTGTACCTGGTGATACCGTGGCTTATTTACACAGTGCCGCCCTACAGATTTTTGCGCAAGGTGTAGTTAAAACAGCTAAATTAATCTCAGCACGCGAAATGCTCGTAGAGCTCGATAAACCTTTTCCTACAGAATTAAAAGTGGGCGACGCTTTAGAAAATGTAACCTGGACACCAGCCGTAAAAATTACCAATTGTAGGTTTGAAGGCACCATTTCGCGCGGAACCTTAATTACTACGCGGCGCAAGGTACTCATTGAAAATAACGTGTATTACCGTACAGGCATGCATGCTATCCTGATCGAAAATGATGCCATGGGCTGGTACGAATCGGGCCCGGTAGCAGATGTAACCATCCGCAATAACCAGTTTATAGAATGTGGTTTTAATAGTGGGTCTGATAATTACGCCATTAAAATCAATCCCGAAAACAGCGAGTGGGTTAAGAATTATTATGTGCACCGCAACATCAGGATCGAAAATAATACTTTCAAGCAGTACGACTATCCGGTTTTATCGGCAAAAAGTACAAAAGGACTGAGTTTTATTAATAACAAGATAGAAAAATCTGATTTTATGCCAGCAGGTAAAGTGCGTGCTGCGCTAAATTTTTGGGGTTGTAGCGGCGTACTAATTAAAGGAAACCAGTTTGGCAACGTAAAACCAACAATACAATTGAAAGATATGGTTAAGGCAGATATCAAATCTGATATTAAGTTTGATATACCTGTAAACAGCGAATTAGGCAAGCATGATAATTAA
- a CDS encoding beta-galactosidase, which translates to MFRTFLFGLLMLFVTVLQAQVYQINIKNATTPKRDNIPMLGTNPAGTKLGVNNQYFTKNDKPWFPMMGELHYNRVRPEDWETEILKMKSGGLSIVATYVFWNEHEREKGVWDWKGNRDLRQFIQLCQKHGLYVWLRIGPWSHGEQLNGGYPEWIQKLKGHRSNNPEYLKESAVLFNQIAQQTKDLFFAAGGPIIGTQLENEYASGQAAHISTLKEMAQKAQINPVYWSVTANTVFDDSKMEVIPLQGSYAYRGWERAGGVATKDFLYGNDQWIMTDALGKVFYDVNKFPRGLCEQGAGSQMTYRNRFVVAPEVVAAHLQNQIGRGMNLVGYYMFHGGTQTPGLKEPGYPESYDFQSPIDEFGLIRPSYKQLKVLHTFINDFGTELAPMQVYEPENRVRDEKNTSDLRYVARASGNSGFLFLGNTQARITMPDKTVSMQVNLANETIHFPALLLKGQTTAILPFNLKVGSALIKYATAQPFAKLVNDKNITLFFKRLNGVNPQLAIDTRTLKSKDITGWKVTQAANQLQLEAGSRTDCSFADVDGNQINVVFITTSQAENAWRTKLKGQDALLITQADVLVQKDQVTLQQLSKPVFDLMVYPKGLQVFSAVTAKTTSTLFDTYRWQSPVYKPQVEVKYPGNKTAEVTLNPTLPKNVNDIILNVNYLGNDCDLVQQGLVKTDNLFNGETWQISLQRFWKKGSFSLNLKDWDDKTTGVAVDKVQEIKAKGTSFVSITAVPQYQTIINLKH; encoded by the coding sequence ATGTTTAGAACATTTTTATTTGGCTTACTTATGCTCTTTGTAACCGTTTTACAAGCACAGGTTTACCAGATTAACATCAAAAACGCAACAACACCCAAACGCGATAATATCCCAATGTTGGGCACAAACCCAGCCGGTACAAAGCTGGGCGTAAACAATCAATACTTCACTAAAAACGACAAGCCCTGGTTTCCGATGATGGGCGAACTACACTATAACCGAGTAAGGCCCGAAGATTGGGAAACAGAAATTTTAAAGATGAAAAGCGGAGGCTTATCCATTGTGGCTACCTACGTTTTTTGGAACGAGCATGAAAGAGAGAAAGGCGTATGGGACTGGAAAGGAAACCGCGATCTACGTCAATTTATTCAACTTTGCCAGAAACACGGTCTGTATGTGTGGTTACGGATTGGACCCTGGAGCCATGGTGAGCAATTAAATGGCGGTTATCCGGAATGGATACAAAAGCTTAAAGGACATAGGAGTAATAACCCCGAGTATCTGAAAGAATCGGCTGTTTTGTTTAACCAGATTGCACAACAAACCAAAGATTTGTTTTTTGCAGCTGGTGGGCCGATTATAGGTACACAGTTAGAAAATGAATATGCCAGCGGACAGGCCGCACATATCAGTACATTGAAAGAAATGGCTCAAAAAGCACAAATTAATCCGGTTTACTGGAGTGTAACGGCCAATACTGTGTTCGACGATAGCAAAATGGAAGTAATTCCTTTGCAGGGTTCTTATGCTTACAGGGGTTGGGAAAGGGCCGGAGGAGTAGCCACCAAAGACTTTTTGTATGGTAACGACCAATGGATCATGACTGATGCTTTGGGCAAAGTTTTTTACGATGTAAATAAATTTCCGAGAGGATTATGCGAGCAGGGCGCTGGTAGCCAAATGACTTACCGCAACCGTTTTGTAGTTGCGCCAGAAGTTGTGGCGGCACATTTGCAAAATCAGATAGGTCGCGGAATGAACCTGGTGGGGTATTATATGTTTCATGGCGGTACCCAAACACCCGGATTAAAAGAACCCGGTTATCCTGAAAGTTACGATTTTCAGTCTCCTATTGACGAATTTGGCTTGATCAGACCTTCGTACAAACAGCTTAAGGTATTGCATACTTTTATTAACGATTTCGGTACTGAACTGGCGCCTATGCAGGTTTACGAACCCGAAAATCGGGTACGGGATGAAAAAAATACCAGCGATTTAAGGTATGTGGCCAGGGCCAGTGGTAACAGCGGCTTTCTCTTTTTAGGCAACACACAGGCGCGCATAACCATGCCCGATAAAACGGTTTCGATGCAGGTTAATTTAGCCAACGAAACCATTCATTTCCCGGCGTTATTGCTGAAAGGACAAACTACGGCCATTTTGCCATTTAATTTAAAAGTGGGCTCGGCTTTAATTAAATATGCCACTGCACAGCCTTTCGCTAAACTTGTAAATGATAAAAATATTACCTTGTTTTTTAAGCGTCTAAACGGTGTAAATCCCCAGCTGGCAATTGATACCCGTACGCTGAAAAGCAAAGATATTACAGGTTGGAAAGTTACCCAAGCCGCTAATCAGTTACAGCTCGAAGCAGGCAGTCGCACCGATTGTAGTTTTGCTGATGTAGATGGAAACCAGATTAATGTGGTGTTTATTACCACCTCGCAGGCCGAAAATGCCTGGCGTACCAAACTTAAGGGGCAAGATGCACTGCTAATTACTCAGGCCGATGTTTTGGTGCAAAAAGACCAGGTTACATTACAACAGTTAAGCAAACCAGTGTTCGATTTAATGGTTTACCCCAAAGGTTTGCAGGTTTTTAGCGCGGTTACAGCAAAAACTACCAGCACGCTTTTCGATACCTATCGTTGGCAGTCGCCAGTTTATAAGCCACAAGTAGAAGTTAAATATCCAGGCAATAAAACAGCCGAAGTTACTTTGAACCCTACACTACCTAAAAATGTAAATGATATTATTTTAAATGTAAATTATCTGGGCAATGATTGCGATCTGGTTCAGCAAGGACTAGTTAAAACCGATAACCTGTTTAATGGCGAAACCTGGCAAATCAGCCTCCAAAGGTTTTGGAAAAAAGGCAGCTTTAGCCTTAATTTAAAAGATTGGGACGATAAAACGACAGGTGTAGCAGTAGATAAAGTACAGGAAATAAAAGCCAAAGGAACAAGCTTTGTTTCGATTACTGCGGTTCCACAGTATCAAACTATTATAAATTTGAAGCATTAA